In Sphingobium sp. EP60837, one genomic interval encodes:
- a CDS encoding NAD(P) transhydrogenase subunit alpha, which produces MNALNADYLFVFILAAFVGFQLIKKVSPLLHSPLMSLTNAIAAVVIVGAITITGEEGATPLAKTLGCVAVFCATVNLVSGFMITDRMLKMFKPRGK; this is translated from the coding sequence GTGAACGCTCTTAATGCAGATTATCTGTTCGTCTTCATTTTGGCGGCTTTTGTCGGCTTTCAGCTGATCAAGAAGGTGTCGCCGCTGCTGCACTCGCCGCTGATGTCGCTGACCAATGCGATCGCGGCGGTGGTCATCGTGGGGGCGATTACGATCACGGGTGAGGAAGGCGCGACGCCGCTCGCCAAGACGTTGGGCTGTGTGGCGGTGTTCTGCGCGACCGTGAATCTGGTCAGCGGTTTCATGATCACGGACCGCATGCTCAAGATGTTCAAGCCGCGGGGGAAGTAA
- a CDS encoding NAD(P)(+) transhydrogenase (Re/Si-specific) subunit beta has translation MDAFVPFAAIAASTLFILSLMWMSHPSTARRGVRAGEIGMVIAIIGALVQHEVVDYNLILIAMVAGAAAGIPMALLMPMTAIPQRTAISHAFGALAVGLIGAAEYYKHAHAEYAGSFVLWALMFEMALGFLTCTASVIAFAKLQEIMGSRPVSFPGQRIVNGAVALGALVIAIMLALDPTQTWLFPAFVALALLFGILLVIPIGGADMPTVIALLNSYAGLAASAMGFALGNKLLIVAGALDGASGFILAVIMCKAMNRSFANVMFGGFGNVVAGVAGGKDDRVVRSASAEEAAMQLENASTVVIIPGYGMAVAQAQHKVSELYQALTKKGVDVKFAIHPVAGRMPGHMNVLLAEANVPYEQLVDLDDINPELPQADVAVIIGANDTVNPSARDDPKSAIAGMPIIEADRAKSVFVIKRSMNAGFAGIDNPIYYNSNTQMLFGDAKDMVGSIAKELSGGSGLH, from the coding sequence ATGGACGCTTTCGTTCCTTTCGCGGCGATTGCCGCATCGACCCTGTTCATCCTCTCGCTGATGTGGATGAGCCATCCTTCAACGGCCCGGCGCGGCGTGCGCGCGGGCGAGATCGGCATGGTCATCGCCATCATCGGCGCTCTCGTCCAGCATGAGGTCGTCGATTATAATCTGATCCTCATCGCCATGGTGGCAGGCGCGGCCGCGGGTATCCCGATGGCGCTGCTCATGCCCATGACGGCCATCCCGCAGCGGACCGCGATCTCCCACGCCTTCGGCGCGCTCGCCGTCGGCCTCATCGGCGCTGCCGAATATTACAAGCATGCTCACGCCGAATATGCGGGCAGCTTCGTGCTGTGGGCGCTGATGTTCGAAATGGCGCTGGGTTTCCTGACCTGCACCGCATCGGTCATCGCTTTCGCCAAGCTGCAGGAAATCATGGGCAGCCGTCCTGTGTCCTTCCCCGGCCAGCGCATCGTCAATGGCGCGGTCGCCCTGGGCGCGCTCGTGATCGCGATCATGCTTGCGCTCGACCCGACGCAGACCTGGCTGTTCCCGGCCTTCGTCGCGCTGGCGCTGCTCTTCGGCATCCTGCTGGTCATCCCGATCGGCGGCGCGGACATGCCGACCGTCATCGCGCTTTTGAACAGCTATGCGGGTCTCGCGGCCAGCGCTATGGGCTTTGCGCTCGGCAACAAGCTGCTGATCGTCGCGGGTGCGCTTGACGGTGCGTCGGGCTTCATCCTCGCGGTCATCATGTGCAAGGCGATGAACCGCAGCTTCGCCAACGTCATGTTCGGCGGCTTTGGCAATGTCGTGGCGGGTGTTGCTGGCGGCAAGGACGATCGCGTCGTCCGCTCCGCCTCGGCTGAGGAAGCCGCGATGCAGCTGGAAAATGCCAGCACCGTCGTCATCATCCCCGGCTATGGCATGGCCGTCGCCCAAGCGCAGCACAAGGTCAGCGAACTATACCAAGCGCTCACCAAGAAGGGCGTGGACGTCAAGTTCGCCATCCATCCGGTGGCGGGCCGCATGCCCGGCCACATGAACGTGCTGCTGGCCGAAGCCAATGTGCCCTATGAGCAGCTGGTTGACCTGGACGACATCAACCCCGAACTGCCTCAGGCAGACGTGGCTGTCATTATCGGCGCGAACGACACGGTGAACCCCTCGGCGCGCGACGATCCCAAGAGCGCGATCGCGGGCATGCCGATCATCGAAGCGGACCGGGCCAAGTCGGTCTTCGTCATCAAGCGCTCGATGAACGCTGGTTTCGCCGGGATCGACAATCCGATCTACTATAACAGCAACACCCAGATGCTGTTCGGCGACGCCAAGGATATGGTCGGCTCCATCGCCAAGGAACTGAGCGGCGGCAGCGGCCTCCACTAA
- a CDS encoding Crp/Fnr family transcriptional regulator, whose amino-acid sequence MRSIRPGQELMAYGAPVSGPLIILSGWAVRSRILADGRRQIMSFILPGDLIGNCRQRCPLSVSSIVALGSLTLCPGPIAIPALDQVYAVSHALDEAYLLAQITRLGRLSAEERLIDLMLELYERLSLSGLTADDGFTWPLTQSALADALGLTPVHVNRTLQHLRGRGDVTLRSGHLQLTDPYQLAKRVGHITARVTGSSELS is encoded by the coding sequence ATGCGTAGCATCAGGCCGGGACAGGAATTGATGGCCTATGGTGCGCCCGTCTCCGGCCCCTTGATTATCCTGAGCGGTTGGGCGGTGCGCTCGCGGATCCTCGCTGACGGACGGCGGCAGATCATGAGTTTCATCTTGCCCGGCGACCTCATCGGCAACTGCCGCCAGCGCTGCCCATTATCCGTATCCAGTATAGTGGCGCTCGGCTCTTTGACGTTGTGCCCTGGACCGATTGCCATTCCGGCGCTCGACCAAGTCTATGCCGTCAGCCATGCGCTGGACGAAGCCTATCTACTGGCCCAGATCACCCGCCTTGGCCGCCTCAGCGCGGAGGAGCGGCTGATCGATCTCATGCTGGAATTATATGAGCGGCTGTCGCTCTCCGGCCTCACCGCCGATGACGGCTTTACCTGGCCGCTGACGCAAAGCGCCCTTGCCGACGCCCTCGGGCTGACACCCGTCCACGTCAACAGGACGCTGCAGCACTTGCGAGGGCGAGGTGATGTAACCCTGCGTTCGGGCCATCTGCAACTGACGGACCCGTATCAGCTGGCCAAACGGGTCGGCCATATAACAGCGCGCGTGACGGGCAGCAGCGAACTGTCATGA
- a CDS encoding MucR family transcriptional regulator has translation MSENPQPDITTLTVELLSAFVSNNSVPSESLADLIRTTRAALTDDPAAGASEAQAATYTPAVSARKSLSSPEHILSMIDGKPYKTLKRHLATHGLSPDEYRARYNLPKSYPLVAPSYSEARRAVATRLGLGRKPAPAGAGEKVAAPKAADADMKAAPKPAAAQSAAKAPASKAKAAKPAKAAPKAAAKPAANAAGGAAPKGAPKADKAPRKPRAKAAPAPAEPAA, from the coding sequence ATGTCTGAAAATCCGCAGCCTGACATCACGACGCTCACGGTTGAGCTATTGAGTGCGTTTGTCTCCAACAATTCGGTTCCGAGCGAAAGCCTGGCCGATCTGATCCGCACCACCCGCGCCGCCTTGACTGATGATCCGGCGGCAGGTGCTTCCGAAGCGCAGGCGGCGACTTATACGCCCGCCGTTTCCGCGCGCAAAAGCCTATCGTCGCCGGAACATATTCTGAGCATGATCGATGGGAAGCCTTACAAGACGCTGAAGCGGCACCTGGCGACCCATGGCCTGTCGCCCGACGAATATCGCGCTCGCTATAATCTGCCTAAATCCTACCCGCTGGTTGCGCCAAGCTATTCCGAAGCGCGCCGCGCGGTCGCTACCCGGCTGGGCCTCGGCCGCAAGCCTGCGCCTGCCGGTGCGGGAGAGAAGGTTGCTGCGCCCAAGGCGGCGGACGCGGATATGAAGGCTGCTCCGAAGCCTGCTGCTGCGCAAAGCGCCGCGAAGGCTCCGGCGAGCAAGGCGAAGGCGGCGAAGCCCGCGAAGGCAGCGCCCAAGGCTGCTGCTAAGCCTGCCGCCAATGCGGCTGGCGGTGCTGCGCCGAAGGGAGCGCCGAAGGCCGACAAGGCTCCGCGCAAGCCGCGGGCGAAGGCTGCGCCGGCTCCGGCAGAGCCGGCCGCTTAA
- a CDS encoding HU family DNA-binding protein produces MNNTDLAEAVAAEHGLTKADARKYVDGVFAAIAGAAAKGEEVSLSGFGKFKVKDQPAREGRNPSTGAAIQIAASKKLTFTPAKAVKDQLNG; encoded by the coding sequence ATGAACAATACCGACCTCGCTGAAGCCGTCGCCGCTGAACATGGCCTGACCAAGGCCGATGCTCGCAAATATGTTGATGGTGTGTTTGCGGCCATCGCTGGCGCCGCCGCCAAGGGTGAAGAAGTTTCGCTGAGCGGTTTTGGTAAGTTCAAGGTCAAGGATCAGCCGGCGCGTGAAGGCCGCAATCCTTCAACCGGCGCAGCTATCCAGATCGCCGCTTCGAAGAAGCTGACCTTCACGCCTGCCAAGGCGGTCAAGGACCAGCTGAACGGCTAA
- a CDS encoding phytoene desaturase family protein, with translation MSKRYDAIIIGGGHNGLVCAFYLSRAGYKVRILERRHIVGGAAVTEEFHPGFRNSVASYTVSLLHPKVIADMRLAQHGYRVIERPIANFLPQPDGRYLKVGGGLEKSQAEFAKFSAQDAAALPAYLDALEVVADLLRDMMLKVPPNAGDRLSMVMGALAQGRRVGALSLEQKRDVLDLFLKSARGFLDGWFESEAVKAAFAFDAMVGNYASPDTPGSAYVLLHHVFGQVNGKKGAWGHCVGGMGAITQIMARVVEAMGVEISVDAPVARVLVDGGRAVGVRLDSGEEVMGGAVIANVGPKLLYERMMAANDLPVDFLKRIRGFRAASGSFRMNVALSALPDFSCLPGNGEHLQAGIIIAPSMDYMDRAFTDAKTRGWSREPIVEMLIPSIIDDSLAPRGAHVASLFCQQFAPELPDGRSWDEAREAAADDVIATVDDYAPGFARSVIAKDILSPLDLERKFGLAGGDIMHGAMTLDQLWAARPVLGHGAYRGPVKGLYMCGAGTHPGGGVSGAPGHNAARVVLNDGALSGRLFGR, from the coding sequence ATGAGCAAGCGTTATGACGCCATTATCATCGGCGGTGGGCATAATGGACTGGTGTGCGCCTTCTATCTTTCGCGAGCGGGATATAAGGTGCGCATCCTGGAGCGAAGGCATATTGTTGGCGGGGCCGCGGTAACGGAAGAGTTCCACCCCGGTTTCCGTAATTCGGTGGCCAGCTACACGGTTAGCCTGCTGCACCCCAAAGTTATTGCCGACATGCGGCTGGCCCAACATGGCTATCGGGTGATCGAGCGGCCGATCGCCAATTTTCTGCCGCAGCCCGATGGACGCTATTTGAAAGTCGGCGGGGGGCTCGAGAAAAGCCAAGCTGAGTTCGCCAAGTTCAGCGCGCAGGATGCGGCGGCCCTGCCTGCCTATCTGGATGCGCTAGAGGTGGTCGCGGACCTTTTGCGCGACATGATGCTGAAGGTTCCGCCCAATGCGGGCGATCGATTGTCGATGGTGATGGGGGCGCTGGCGCAGGGACGGCGCGTCGGCGCGCTTTCGCTGGAGCAGAAGCGCGACGTGCTGGACCTGTTTCTGAAATCCGCGCGCGGGTTCCTGGATGGCTGGTTTGAGAGCGAAGCGGTGAAGGCCGCTTTCGCCTTCGACGCGATGGTCGGCAATTATGCGTCGCCCGATACGCCGGGCAGCGCCTATGTGCTGCTGCACCATGTCTTTGGCCAGGTGAACGGGAAGAAGGGCGCGTGGGGCCATTGCGTGGGCGGCATGGGCGCCATCACGCAGATCATGGCACGGGTGGTGGAGGCCATGGGCGTGGAGATCAGCGTGGATGCGCCGGTAGCGCGCGTGCTGGTCGACGGGGGACGCGCCGTTGGCGTGCGGCTGGATAGCGGCGAGGAGGTTATGGGCGGCGCGGTGATTGCCAATGTCGGGCCGAAACTGCTCTATGAGCGCATGATGGCGGCAAACGATCTGCCGGTCGATTTCCTGAAGCGCATCCGGGGGTTCAGGGCGGCATCGGGCAGTTTCCGGATGAATGTCGCGCTGTCGGCGCTTCCGGACTTTTCCTGCCTGCCGGGCAATGGCGAGCATCTGCAGGCCGGGATCATCATTGCACCCAGCATGGACTATATGGATCGCGCCTTTACCGATGCGAAGACGCGGGGATGGTCGCGCGAGCCGATTGTCGAGATGCTGATCCCATCGATCATCGACGACAGCCTCGCCCCGCGGGGCGCCCATGTGGCGAGCCTCTTTTGCCAGCAATTCGCGCCCGAGCTGCCTGACGGCCGCAGTTGGGACGAGGCGCGCGAGGCGGCCGCGGATGATGTGATCGCGACGGTGGACGACTATGCGCCCGGCTTTGCGCGATCAGTCATTGCGAAGGACATATTGTCGCCGCTGGACCTGGAACGGAAATTCGGGCTGGCCGGGGGTGACATCATGCATGGCGCGATGACATTGGACCAATTGTGGGCAGCGCGGCCAGTGCTGGGCCACGGGGCATATCGCGGGCCGGTGAAGGGGCTTTATATGTGCGGTGCGGGCACGCATCCCGGCGGCGGGGTGAGCGGCGCGCCAGGGCATAATGCAGCGCGGGTGGTCTTGAACGACGGTGCGCTGAGTGGACGGTTGTTTGGGCGCTGA
- a CDS encoding aromatic ring-hydroxylating oxygenase subunit alpha: MDLEGWGLPAWTYRDPDFFALEIARIFRPAWQIAGHESDLLEPGDYLTFDYIGENIILIRGDDGAVRAFTNVCRHRGARIMDGAKGCAKKLICPYHGWTYDNAGQLTAVPGRAGYGELDRERLGLSALEVEHVHGFLFVRLEDDGGPSVAEMLAPYADDIAAYRFDQLRPLGRETLRPRAVNWKIIGENYCDTLHVGVAHPGLKRLMGESYAVDATEHADRMSGTIRTKPSGNPTERAYQHFLPQIPHLPPERQRLWTYIRLWPNIAFDIYPDQIDFMQWLPVSPTQTLIREIAYAAPDGRREMKAARYLNWRINRRVNAEDTTLLERVQAGLGSRSYAMGPLSKEEVALRHFFARMRRMFPDLLGNRVRAEVNGSGLPSPAPSRRRRGANAA, translated from the coding sequence ATGGACCTGGAGGGATGGGGCCTGCCAGCCTGGACTTATCGGGACCCGGACTTCTTTGCGCTAGAGATTGCCCGCATATTTCGCCCAGCCTGGCAGATCGCGGGACATGAGAGCGATCTGCTGGAGCCCGGAGACTATCTGACCTTCGATTATATCGGCGAGAACATCATCCTGATCCGGGGCGATGATGGCGCGGTTCGGGCCTTCACCAATGTCTGCCGCCACCGGGGCGCGCGGATCATGGATGGCGCGAAGGGGTGCGCGAAGAAGCTGATATGCCCCTATCATGGCTGGACCTATGACAATGCCGGGCAGCTGACCGCGGTGCCGGGAAGAGCGGGCTATGGCGAGTTGGACAGGGAGCGCCTTGGCCTGAGCGCCCTCGAAGTAGAGCATGTCCACGGATTTCTGTTCGTCCGGCTGGAGGATGATGGCGGGCCTTCAGTGGCGGAGATGCTGGCCCCCTATGCTGACGACATTGCCGCCTATCGCTTCGATCAACTGCGGCCGTTGGGGCGCGAGACGTTGCGGCCGAGGGCGGTCAACTGGAAGATCATCGGCGAAAATTATTGCGACACGCTGCATGTCGGGGTAGCGCATCCGGGGCTCAAGCGGCTGATGGGCGAGAGCTATGCGGTCGACGCAACCGAGCATGCAGACCGGATGAGCGGGACGATCAGGACGAAGCCTTCGGGCAATCCGACCGAGCGCGCCTATCAGCATTTCCTGCCCCAAATACCGCATCTGCCGCCCGAACGGCAACGGCTTTGGACCTATATCAGGCTTTGGCCGAACATAGCCTTCGACATCTATCCCGATCAGATCGATTTCATGCAGTGGTTGCCGGTATCGCCGACGCAGACGCTGATCCGGGAGATCGCCTATGCCGCGCCGGATGGGCGGCGCGAGATGAAGGCGGCGCGCTATCTGAACTGGCGGATCAACCGGCGGGTGAATGCGGAGGACACCACCCTGCTTGAGCGGGTGCAGGCGGGGCTGGGATCGCGTAGTTATGCAATGGGTCCGCTGAGCAAGGAAGAGGTGGCACTGCGGCATTTTTTTGCGCGGATGCGGCGGATGTTTCCGGATCTTTTGGGGAACAGGGTACGAGCGGAGGTTAATGGATCGGGCCTGCCCTCCCCCGCCCCCTCCCGACGCAGGAGGGGAGCAAACGCCGCATGA
- a CDS encoding bile acid:sodium symporter family protein, with amino-acid sequence MSRLREIADPFLLLLIAMVALASFLPARGEEAHIVGIAADAGIVLLFFLHGAKLSRDAIWSGAKAWKLHLATLGTTFALFPLIGLATQQVEAIPTPMRAGLLFLTLLPSTVQSSIAFTSIARGNVAAAVVSASFSNLLGIVLTPLLVALLMQKNMGGGTGSLISLSAVEGIVLQLLLPFLLGHLARPWIGGFVERHRAMLGRVDRASILLIVYSAFSAAVVEGLWHKVSRGELLLLALLSIAILIVVLLFTWGLGRVLGLSREDAVVLQFCGSKKSLATGVPIAGVLFPASAAGPILLPVMLFHQIQLIVCAGLARRYAKVASEIAK; translated from the coding sequence ATGAGCCGTCTTCGGGAAATTGCCGATCCCTTCCTGCTGCTGCTGATTGCAATGGTGGCGCTGGCCTCCTTCCTTCCCGCGCGGGGTGAAGAGGCGCATATAGTCGGCATTGCCGCCGACGCAGGGATCGTACTGCTGTTCTTCCTGCATGGAGCGAAGCTGTCGCGTGACGCGATCTGGAGCGGGGCGAAGGCGTGGAAGCTGCACCTGGCGACGCTGGGGACGACCTTCGCGCTGTTCCCGCTGATCGGCTTGGCAACGCAACAGGTGGAGGCGATCCCGACGCCGATGCGGGCGGGACTGCTGTTCCTGACGCTGCTGCCTTCAACGGTGCAGTCGTCGATCGCCTTTACCTCGATCGCCCGGGGCAATGTGGCGGCGGCGGTGGTGAGCGCGTCCTTTTCCAACCTGCTGGGGATCGTGCTGACGCCGTTGTTGGTGGCGCTGCTAATGCAGAAGAACATGGGCGGCGGGACGGGCAGCCTGATCTCCCTGTCGGCGGTGGAAGGGATCGTGCTGCAACTGTTGCTACCATTCCTGCTGGGCCATCTGGCGCGGCCGTGGATCGGCGGGTTCGTGGAGCGGCACCGGGCGATGCTGGGGCGAGTGGATCGGGCGTCGATCCTGCTGATCGTCTATTCCGCCTTCAGCGCCGCTGTGGTCGAGGGGTTGTGGCACAAGGTTTCGCGGGGAGAATTGCTGCTGCTGGCGCTGCTGTCCATCGCGATATTGATCGTGGTGCTGCTCTTCACCTGGGGGCTGGGACGGGTGTTGGGGCTATCGCGGGAAGATGCGGTGGTGCTGCAATTTTGCGGGTCGAAGAAGAGCCTGGCGACCGGGGTGCCGATTGCGGGAGTGCTCTTTCCCGCAAGTGCGGCAGGGCCGATCCTGCTGCCGGTGATGCTGTTCCACCAGATTCAGTTGATCGTTTGTGCTGGATTGGCGCGGCGGTATGCCAAAGTAGCGAGTGAAATAGCGAAATAA
- a CDS encoding enoyl-CoA hydratase — MSDAIELIEESGVLEIHIDRPDKKNALTAAMYHAMTAALADASGRSDIGAVLITGRGGAFCAGNDLKDFTQGPQGGEAAFAFIRAIASFDKPIVAAVQGLAVGVGTTMLFHCDLVYAAPDARFIMPFVNLGIVPEAGSSLLAPATMGHAKAAAMLLLGEPMDAETADRSGLVTAIVPADALLDHARAKAAALMSKPPQALAATRRLLKGDPAMLLQRIDEEARLFRDMLGSPEAQEAFAAFFEKRAPVFRRG; from the coding sequence ATGAGCGATGCAATTGAACTGATAGAAGAGAGTGGCGTCCTGGAGATCCATATCGATCGTCCGGACAAGAAAAACGCCCTGACCGCCGCCATGTACCATGCCATGACCGCCGCCCTTGCCGACGCCTCAGGGCGCTCTGATATTGGCGCAGTGCTGATAACGGGCAGGGGAGGCGCCTTTTGTGCGGGCAACGACCTTAAGGATTTCACCCAAGGCCCCCAAGGCGGTGAAGCCGCCTTCGCCTTCATCCGCGCCATCGCGAGCTTCGACAAGCCGATCGTCGCCGCTGTTCAGGGCTTGGCGGTAGGTGTCGGCACGACCATGCTCTTCCATTGCGACCTTGTTTATGCGGCGCCCGACGCGCGCTTCATCATGCCCTTCGTCAACCTGGGCATCGTGCCGGAAGCGGGCTCCAGCCTGCTCGCGCCCGCCACCATGGGCCATGCGAAGGCTGCCGCTATGCTGCTCCTCGGCGAGCCGATGGACGCGGAAACGGCCGATCGCTCTGGGCTCGTCACTGCCATCGTCCCTGCCGACGCTCTGCTGGACCACGCCCGCGCAAAGGCGGCGGCTCTCATGAGCAAGCCGCCCCAGGCGCTCGCGGCCACCCGGCGCCTGCTGAAAGGCGATCCGGCCATGCTGCTTCAGAGGATCGATGAGGAAGCCAGGCTGTTCCGCGACATGCTGGGATCGCCTGAAGCGCAGGAAGCCTTCGCCGCTTTCTTCGAAAAGCGCGCTCCTGTTTTCCGCCGCGGTTGA